From a single Labrus bergylta chromosome 14, fLabBer1.1, whole genome shotgun sequence genomic region:
- the LOC109988923 gene encoding uncharacterized protein C11orf87 homolog, translating to MTARTSEASGLSVPLHRCHGASNNNGTCAEQLSTFPPFSSTLALLVLVAVLVGIILVSLATFHFHKRKLRNRKIRRAQEEYERDSRSSPARRAVEPARPCVIVRPVRREEEEEEKLSCGDVNDNEAVPLDC from the coding sequence ATGACAGCCAGAACCTCTGAGGCCTCCGGGCTGTCGGTGCCGCTGCACCGCTGTCACGGAGCTTCCAACAACAACGGCACCTGCGCGGAGCAGCTCAGCACCTTTCCCCCGTTCTCCTCCACCCTCGCGCTCCTCGTGCTGGTGGCCGTGCTCGTGGGGATCATCCTCGTTTCCTTGGCAACGTTCCACTTCCACAAGAGGAAGCTCCGGAATAGGAAGATCCGGCGCGCGCAGGAGGAATACGAGCGCGACAGTCGCAGCAGCCCCGCGCGCCGCGCCGTCGAGCCCGCGAGGCCGTGCGTCATCGTCCGACCGGTGAGgcgcgaggaggaggaggaggagaagctctCGTGCGGGGACGTCAACGACAACGAGGCAGTTCCTCTTGACTGTTAA